The DNA region TATGGTGGAGCGTTTCCACACTTCTTACCGTAGGCTACGGTGACATTTATCCTGTGACGACAGCGGGAAGGATAATCGCAATTTTCAGTGCATTTCTCGGAGTCGGGGCAGTAGCTATCCCTACCGGTATCATCAGTGCCGGATTTGTTGAACAGTATACGAAAAAGCAGTATTCGGACATTAAATTCAAAGATATCAAAGAGATCGGCGAAATTATAGCTGACAGAACGAACGGACTTGAAGGCATTACTGTCGGACAGGCAAAAGAAGATTTTGATCTTCATATCTACGTTGTTATCCGTGATGATCTGACGCTTATGGCGTCCGACGGTCTGCTGATAAAGGCCGGAGACGTGGTGGTTGCCGGTTCAAAGAAAATAGTAAAATAAGTTGTTGTTTAAGGACACACTGATTAAAACGGAAATCCGGCTTCGCCGGATTTCCGGAGGTGAGATTTGCGGGACTTCGCCCCGGACCCTCACGCTGATTTATTCATAAATCAGCGTTTCCTCAGGAAAGCGGCTGCGTTTTTTTTGATGCAGCCGCTTTTTCTCCGCGTATGCTCTATTGACTTTTATAGTATAAAATGATAAAATTATAAGGAATATTGTTTTGGGAGATGTATAGGTTTGAAAGTAACTCTTATAGCCCATACTCCTGATCCGGAAAGAATTATTGCTACTGCTGCAAAGCTTTGCTATTCCCCGAGCGATATCATGTCGCTGAAGGAAGGACTTACCGATGAAAAGGTGGAAAGCTTTGTATCAATGCTCATAAGCATCGGACACGAGAGCGTTCTAGAGCATGTCAGCTTTACTTTCGGCATTGAGGGTATATCAAGGGCGTGTTCGCATCAGCTTGTAAGACACAGAATAGCGTCATATTCACAGAAAAGCCAGCGCTATGTAAATGAAGACGGATTTGACTTCATAACACCGCCGGAAATTGCGGCTGTTCCTGAAGCAAAAGCTGAGTTTGACAGGCAGATGGAAGCACTTACTGAGAGTTATAACAGGATCGCTGATATTCTCACTGAAAATCATAAAAAGACTTTTATGGAACAGGGCTTTGACGAAAAGGAAGCCGCATCCAGAGCAAGAAAAAAAGCTAATGAAGATGCGCGTTTTGTACTTCCGAATGCGTGCGAGACCAAGATAGTGGTTACGATGAACGTCAGAAGTCTTTTGAATTTCTTCAGGCACCGCTGCTGCTGCAGAGCACAGTGGGAAATAAAGGATGTTGCAGATGAAATGCTGAAACTCTGCTGCGAAGCCGCGCCGAATGTGTTTAGGAAAGCCGGTCCTTCATGCTATTCCGAGGGCAAATGTCCTGAAGGGAAGATGACCTGCGGAAAAATACGCTGAAGTAAAAGATTTTTACAGCAGACTGCACTCAGATAACAAAGCTTAGGGAAACGCTGATTTCTCATAAATCAGCGTGAGGGTTCGGGGCGAAGCCCCGCAAATCCCACCTCCGTAAATCCGGCGAAGCCGGATTTACGGTTTGATCAGCGTTTCCCTGGAAAGAAGGTTTAATATGGTTTACGTTTTTTCTCGCTGACGGCTTTGAAGAGATCGAAGCCCTTACAGTAGTTGATCTTTGCAGAAGAAGCGGAATTGATGTTAAAACAGTCGGTATCGGAAGGGAAGCTATCCGCGGTTCACACGGTATACTTGTTCAGGCCGACGTTAAGGACACAGACTTCGCTCCGGACGCTGAAACAGAAATGATCGTGCTTCCGGGCGGAATGCCGGGAACAAAGAATCTTGAGGCTTCTGACACAGTTCAGAAGGCGATTGACTTCTGCGTTACCAACAATAAATATGTGGCTGCTATATGTGCAGCTCCGTCCATTCTCGGACACAGAGGACTTCTCAGGGGACACAAGGCACTCTGCTATGCCGGTTTTGAAAGCCAGCTAGAAGGTGCTGAAATCGCCTACGGAACAGTATGTCTTTCAGGCAGCTTCCTCACATCAAGAGGTCCGGGAACAGCTGTCGACTTTTCACTCAAGATCGTTGAGATCTTAAAGTCAAGGGAGATAAGTGAAGCACTGGCTTCATCACTTCTTTACACAAGCCGATGATGACAGATAAACTGCTTTTCAGAAAACAGGCGCTTAAAATGCGTTCCGAACTTTTTCCTTCTGCAGAAAAAAAGAAAGAGGCAGATCTTAAGATCCTTGAAAACCTCGTAAACGCAGATCTTATCAGGA from Ruminococcus sp. HUN007 includes:
- a CDS encoding DJ-1 family glyoxalase III, whose product is MWFTFFLADGFEEIEALTVVDLCRRSGIDVKTVGIGREAIRGSHGILVQADVKDTDFAPDAETEMIVLPGGMPGTKNLEASDTVQKAIDFCVTNNKYVAAICAAPSILGHRGLLRGHKALCYAGFESQLEGAEIAYGTVCLSGSFLTSRGPGTAVDFSLKIVEILKSREISEALASSLLYTSR
- the thyX gene encoding FAD-dependent thymidylate synthase produces the protein MKVTLIAHTPDPERIIATAAKLCYSPSDIMSLKEGLTDEKVESFVSMLISIGHESVLEHVSFTFGIEGISRACSHQLVRHRIASYSQKSQRYVNEDGFDFITPPEIAAVPEAKAEFDRQMEALTESYNRIADILTENHKKTFMEQGFDEKEAASRARKKANEDARFVLPNACETKIVVTMNVRSLLNFFRHRCCCRAQWEIKDVADEMLKLCCEAAPNVFRKAGPSCYSEGKCPEGKMTCGKIR